The DNA segment GTAGTTACAATTTATGACGGTGGAATTTGATAagtcacttaaattttattaatatatattaatatattcgggtatcgggtatcgggtttgggtttccaacactccccatccccaaacccgatcgggtaccatttttcactccccatccccgatcccgaccccgatttaaaatacccgaacccgatcatcgggtacccacgggtatcgggtatgtgggtacccattgtcatccctattGTCAGCTACTTATTTGTCCCGCCTTTCTTCTCTTCGTTTTGCCTCAAGAGTTCATGGATTCAAACTTAGTTTCAGACTGCATGAGTCAATACTCAATATTTCTCTCATTGACCGACCGCTACTTATTCTCTGATGgtatttaaaaatgttgactTTACTGAAATGTTCATTTTttgaactttttaaaatttaattactttgTTGAACTATTTGGTCAATTAATGTGTAATGATAGACAACACTCTTGTTTGGTgtgtattatgactatttgTTCATATTCTTGAAATTTCTacctattaatgatttttatttattcaaaagaTGGGTTTTGGTGGGTAAGCACGTCCCGTCATGGGTTGGCCGATCTGACCGCTCTAATTGAGGCTAGTACCAAATTGTTTCCGAGTTAAGAACAATTTGGTAGCTCATGAGTAATTATATTGTGTCCAAgcaatacatttaaattattttcataaataatttaattttgtatcttGAAAGGATTATATATTAGTAAATTTTGTATAagattaacaataatatatcttaaaaagcattaaaataaatgaactgaAACAGGGTTAAGAAGAATTCATCCTAAATTTGGTAAAAAGTCGACTAGCAAATAGCAAAAATCCAAGAGCATGGCCCAATACAGCCGCCAGAAAAATACCACCATTGAAGGACATTACAGCTAACATGACCAAATAGGATAGACCGGCTCGAATGGTGTGTATACCCGTCTTGAACAGGCCTAACCCAATTCGGTTCGGTCCTGGTTTAACAAATTCCCAATGATATAGACACTCAACAATAACAGATAGGGAAAAGACCAACACCAATGCAACTCCGTACATGGTCTTGTTGTGTCCTGGCCAACACGAGAACAGAACCTGGGCGTGGGTTCCCCAGAAGAAAGACGTGTGGAAGATAGAGGGGCGATGGTGATGGCTGAAGTCGGTCGGAGTAGGAGGCGGTGGGATGCCGACATTGTGGAGATCGGAAGCAAAAAGCTCCATTTTAGGTGGGTTGTTGGATTGTTATGGATTATGAACACAAGGAATGAGCAGATTTAAGGATAACAATTGTGTGTGTGAGGGAAAGAAACTGTCGGACTGATAGGTACTATGGAGAAGCATGGTATAATCAGATATTAGATTGCTTGCTGTTCTAATGTGAAATGGAGAATTTGCAGTTGTTAGAAGCAAGCAATCTCAATTCTTTTGTTACAAgtttaattttacttaaaatcaacattcaaaataaaatataaaacattttctAGTCTAAATCCaaattgagaagaaaaaaaaatggatacaAATGATGCCATTAAAAGCCAAGAATCACACAATCATTtgattcataattaaaaatatatatcttaaatttctaataaaattttgataatgaagaaaataaacatACTCAAATTGAGAATCTTCTCGAACTTTGTCTCATTGCTCAAACCTATACCCTATAACGGTTATACATTATAGGGTCTAAGGTTGAATCAACCTACTAAAATCGCAGaaaatcaaataactcaaactCGAAAGAAAGACAATTccttcacattttatttataaccaaTATCTTGTATAAATAAGTCTAATAAAGAACTGAAACAAAATTTCAGCATTTCAATAAGGGCAGTGGCATGTTATTATTCAGGTCATAATGTTTAGAGCAATATAGTGTTGTTCCATGGAAATTTGGAAAACTTAAGGAGAAAATTCTTTAAAGTGAAGGTTTATTTGCACCGAGCAGCTGACCAACCAGGTTAGTCACCTATACAAATTCGATTAGGATCAATGGTTGAATCCAAACATAAAATAAGACTCTTTTTTTTCGGTTAAACGAATATGAACAACCTTAAATTAAGATGAAAATGGATAGGAACTACTACTACCTGCCAGTATTTTGAGACACATCGGTCAATACAGCTATTTTCACCCATATTCAGCTCAGATTCTTTGTACCTGAAATGAATATGCAAGTTCCGTCAATTTCCAGTGTTTAAGTGTTTATAAAACTAATGATATTCATGAAAATTAATTACaggttaattttataatatcaatttaGACGGTATAATATCATCATACCTGCTCTCCATACACTTGCTGAAACATGTTTGTGTAAGCCTGAACAAAACATGGTTTAATCAGCTTTTTTAACATATGCAGATTTTCAAACAATCTTGAATTACAATCCTTTCCAAATTAACCAATGTAACTATCATATTCAGGCAACAATTAAACCATGTCTAAAAATACATGAATATGTTGTCATTATTCATTACAAACTCATCAATTGTCataatatcaaattcaaatgtcTCTCAAGTATGTGAGATGATAAGAGAACATTAACAAAGTGAAAAATATAAGGATTGCGAAATACAATTGAGGATAGGAAATGAAGGCTGCAGTCGAATATAAACGAACATACACATGTAAAGTGTTGACGACTGTTCCACTGAAAGACTTGAAGCACCATGTGAATTGGTTTCTAAACATTTGATTGGTTTTATGAAATGTTGATATTTTGACAATGATATATTGAGGTTTTTCCATTGTAAGATACAAATTTAGGGTTACTATAGTTATTATAACTTGACTCTCCTCATATGAATAACAAAGGAAACAacaattaacaataataataagttttatcGTAAGATTAACCATTGCAGCTTAATAACATACGAATGGACAGGAGGAACAGGGACATCATTATGAAAAGCAAGATGGGAATTTGAagttatcataatatatataatcatatattctAGTTTGAGAACGATAACACAAGCAAACCTTGAAGAGGAGTGAGGACCTACTTGTTGAACAATTCAACCCTATATTCCATCTCCTTCTCTGCCAGTCCAAATATCTACAAAAACGAAGAAGATAGATGATTGATTACCTTCAAGTAGAGAGAAATGATGAACCAGTGCGAAGTACCTGTTCTTTTTCTAGGTTGTTGGAAGCCATTGGAGTAGCCTTTAAGGGTGGAATCAAGAGACAATTTCAAGTAGAATTAGGTTAATTGAAGAAGATTGATCTGGAGGCGCCAACGCTGCTTCTTCTTCACAAGAGGAAAAACCTAATTCTAGATTTGGAGATTAactatatgttttattaattggATAAGTTTTTGgatatatataatcatacaTTTTGTAAATCCaaacataaaaaatacaaaattgtaACATATTAACAAAAATTCATTTGTAGATagcaatattaattaatatatttttaatgtgaaTCATATTT comes from the Impatiens glandulifera unplaced genomic scaffold, dImpGla2.1, whole genome shotgun sequence genome and includes:
- the LOC124917697 gene encoding copper transporter 3-like, which translates into the protein MELFASDLHNVGIPPPPTPTDFSHHHRPSIFHTSFFWGTHAQVLFSCWPGHNKTMYGVALVLVFSLSVIVECLYHWEFVKPGPNRIGLGLFKTGIHTIRAGLSYLVMLAVMSFNGGIFLAAVLGHALGFLLFASRLFTKFRMNSS
- the LOC124917699 gene encoding mitochondrial import inner membrane translocase subunit TIM10-like; this translates as MASNNLEKEQIFGLAEKEMEYRVELFNKLTQTCFSKCMESRYKESELNMGENSCIDRCVSKYWQVTNLVGQLLGANKPSL